CTTTTTATCAGAGATTTCTGTTGGTCCTTTTGTTGGTAATCCATTTACGTCTGTACCCTTATAGTCTactttgcctttgtttttatcATTGCATTCTTGTAAAGCTTTTCTAGGCCACACTCGACTAATGAAGGGAGAAATCAGATGGTATATGCATGGCTCCAGGAATTTTTTGTAGATCCAGAGTAGAACCTGAATGACGATGCAGGGAGTGCACACCATGGGTCCAGGCTTGAGCTCCGTGAGAGCGCAGGCGGGCGGCGAGATGCAGAGCGCTGGGCTAAGCTAGCCCGCTAGGGTCGGTCAGCATGACCTGTGCGGGAGCCTGCGGAGCAGCCGgcctgaaagatttttttttaaatgactgcctAGAATACTAATATAAAAgcagaagtataaaaatcaaaatggtTCTTTCTGTGTAACAGTGTAATATCACTTACCTTTCCTATGGAAGATAtactatttaaatatatatatatatatataaaagatttgtacacatgcacacatagagtccatttattttgtattcattttcaattttgtaagattatagaaatagaaagtgcCAGCCATTTGAGTGATATACGTGTTTAAATACCAGAACAACATTAAAACTTCAACTATGTCTTTAACTATAAAGATGCATTCCTGAATATTGAAATCTTCATGATGGACATGCCCAGTAAGATATACCTCTTTATTCTATGACTTTTAAAGACTCTGTAAATTAGTTGAATTGTGTACTTTTCCACACAAGCATCATAATTGTTTCTCTGATTGCACTCCATCATTCATCTTTAAATACaatgtttcctttattttgtaaaataacaggattataaagtataaaaaatttTAGGCAACAAATTTAATTCAAACTGTCATAAAGTTCCATAGTCCAAGCtgcaattatattttataaatttacttcAACAAAGTTTTCCAGCATTCTCTTAGAATCCTGATGGCTACCTCTGAACACTGTGGGATTATTTTAATGTTAGAGATTTTACACAGGTAAATCAGATCATTTTTATGTGAGCCATGAAAACAAAGACTAGATAATGCCAAATGTAATTATtcattgaaataaagaaaattaattgcCATGAGAAATGTGTTGGTAATTCAAAATAAGTATCTTTAGAATAAGACAACAGCTCAAAAACGGAAAACTCTATGAAAAAGACAGCAGACAATGAGAAAACTGCCAAACATTACATGCATAATATTGTGACATATTGAATGGATAGGCATTAAAAACTCCAAAAGTAAAAAGATATGAGATTTTACTGTTTATTATGTAAAAATAAgtgcaaaaataaaacatatttacatttatacaAACATATAGAGACATATTGGCATATGTGtgcataaatatacatgtatgcacacatatatacatttaatgaCTGGAAAccctttatataaaatattcatgaaCTCAGCTACTCCCTTAAGCTATTAATATATTTATCAACTGATatagaaagcatttaaaaatatgagtaCGATAAAGGGAAAggtagaaatgttttaaaaaatgccttgCAGGCAAGACCAAAACCTAATGTTAGAATCAGATAGAACAGGTTAATAGAAATGCCAATGAAGGGAATTGCCTTTGGCTATAATAACAGCAAGTAGTCCCCAGCAGCACTGCTCTTGAGGAGCAATTCACTCAAAAGTAGCAACTCCTAAAAGAAGAGAATGACATTTGCAAAAGTTCTTTCACAATCATAACAGAGCCAGGTGTGAAATCGATGTGTACAGCATATGAATGAAAGCAGTTTGGGCAGGTGTTTCTTCACAAATGGGATTCCGGCTTGGGGTGCCCTGTAATTTTCTAATGGCtgttccatttattttaaaatgcaaagccCACTTGAAGTTGTATCTAAAAGGGGAAGAAAGCCATAGGGATTCAAGGAATGGAAAAGGGGGATGGGAATCTTTACAatttacaggaaagaaaaatctTTGAGTGGAAaccaaaaaaggagaagaaaattagaTTTGCAAGATACTGTGAATGTACTATTCAAACATTGTCCATTTGCTCCAGGTATCTCCTGCAAATGCCCTGCCCCACATACTATGAACTACATTCTGTAGCTTCTTCTAGATTTCTTCTCAAATGTCAAACTTCCAGTTGTTACCAACAGTATTTCAGTTTCAGAGGAAAGAGAGGTGCACAGAACAGACTCCAGGCTCTAAATAGGTTGCTATTAAAACCTGTTGCGGCCAGTTGGAAATCTTCAGAATTTCCAACATGAAAATGAGCTTCAGCTCCAATCAGATTTGAAACAAAATAGCTAGGtacaataaaagtttaaaaacaacAGATGACTTGCATATTACTATAATAACACTGATAATAAAATACTGATCATCATAATATCCAAGAAGTATTTTCTATTTCAAGACATTTCTGATTAAGGGTTAAGCATATAGCCATTCACATTGAAATTATTTTGTGATATCATAGGTACATATATACTACAATAATTTAATATTGTTTAATGAAACACAACTAATCTGTGATTCTACATCATCATTCAGAATCCTATATTTTCATTGTAACAAATATAACAGAAAATCTTTTCATTGTCCATCTTCTTCAACAACATCTACCCTCTCTTCTAGATGTAGCAAATCCCAGtaaggttttcttttcttatacaaACATCAGCCACATAAAGGAACCACTCACATATAGAAATTACATTAGTGT
This DNA window, taken from Manis pentadactyla isolate mManPen7 chromosome X, mManPen7.hap1, whole genome shotgun sequence, encodes the following:
- the LOC118907250 gene encoding UPF0729 protein C18orf32 homolog, giving the protein MVCTPCIVIQVLLWIYKKFLEPCIYHLISPFISRVWPRKALQECNDKNKGKVDYKGTDVNGLPTKGPTEISDKKKD